TCACACGATTTCTCGGCCTTCCCGCGATTGACGGTTGACGAATGACGCCTCGCTGCTAGGAGACGAATGGCCGATCACAACCACGAAGATCAAAGCCAGTCCGCGGGCGAATCCTACGGGGCCGAATCCATCAAGGTGCTTGAAGGGCTCGATGCGGTCCGGAAGCGCCCGGCCATGTACATCGGGAGCACCGGCCCGGACGGCCTCCATCACCTGGTCTATGAGGTGGTGGACAACAGCGTCGACGAGCACATGGCGGGCTTCGGCGAGTCGATCGAGGTGACCATTCACATCGACGGCAGCGTGACCGTGGTGGACAACGGCCGGGGCATCCCGACCGAGATGCATCCGACTCAGAAGAAGTCGGCGGCGGAGGTGGCGCTCACGGTCCTGCACGCGGGCGGCAAGTTCGAGCAGGGCGCCTACACGGTGTCCGGAGGTCTGCACGGCGTCGGCATTTCGGTCGTGAACGCGCTCTCGGAATGGCTGGAGCTGGAGATCTGGCGCAACGAACAGGTCTTCGAGCAACGTTACGAACGGGGGAAGGCGCTGGCGCCTCTCAAGGTCACGGGTAAAACGAAGAAGCGCGGCACCAAGGTGACGTTCAAGCCGGACGGGCAGATTTTCGAGACGCTCGATTTCAGCTTCGATGTGCTGGCCGAACGTCTGCGGGAATTGGCCTTCCTAAACAAGGGATTGGCCATCACGCTGGCCGATGAACGGCGCGAGAAGGAACAGACATTCCACTACAAGGGCGGGATTGTTTCGTTCGTCGAGCACCTGAACGAAGCCAAGACGCCGCTGCACAAGCCGATCTACATTTCCGTCCAGAAGCCGGACCACATGCTGGAGGTGGCGGTCCAATACAACGACGGCTACTCCGAAAACCTCTTTTCCTTCGCCAACAACATCAACACCCGTGAAGGAGGCACCCATCTGGTCGGCTTCAAGGCGGCCCTCACCCGGACGATTAACAACTACGCCAACGCGAACGACCTGCTGAAGAAGGAGGTGGATTCGCTCACCGGCGACGATGTCCGCGAAGGGCTCACCGCCGTGGTCAGCGTGAAGCTGCGGAATCCCCAGTACGAAGGCCAGACGAAGTCCAAGCTCGGCAACAGCGAAATGAAGGGGATCGTCGAGGCCGCGGTCAACGAGGCGCTCGGGAACTACTTCGAGGAGAATCCGCCGGTTGCTCGCAAGATCGTCAACAAAGCCGTGGACGCGGCAAGGGCCCGCGAGGCGGCGCGGAAGGCCAAGGATCTCATCCGGCGCAAGAGCGCGCTGGACGGGGGCTCCCTGCCCGGCAAGCTGGCGGACTGTTCCGAAAAAGATCCAGCTCACAGCGAACTGTTCATCGTGGAGGGCGATTCGGCCGGCGGGTCAGCCAAACAGGGCCGGGACCGGAAGTTCCAGGCGATCCTGCCGCTCAAGGGCAAGATCCTCAACGTCGAGAAGGCCCGGTTCGACAAGATGTTGGCGAGCGAGGAGATCCGGACGCTCATCATGGCGCTCGGCACCGGAATCGGGCAGAAGAAGGAAGACTCGGAGAAGGCCAAGGACGACAAGGAAGCCTTCGACATCGCGCGGGCGCGCTACCACAAGATCATCCTCATGACCGACGCGGACGTGGACGGCAGCCACATCCGCACGCTGCTCCTGACGTTCTTCTTCCGGCAGAT
The DNA window shown above is from Nitrospira tepida and carries:
- the gyrB gene encoding DNA topoisomerase (ATP-hydrolyzing) subunit B produces the protein MADHNHEDQSQSAGESYGAESIKVLEGLDAVRKRPAMYIGSTGPDGLHHLVYEVVDNSVDEHMAGFGESIEVTIHIDGSVTVVDNGRGIPTEMHPTQKKSAAEVALTVLHAGGKFEQGAYTVSGGLHGVGISVVNALSEWLELEIWRNEQVFEQRYERGKALAPLKVTGKTKKRGTKVTFKPDGQIFETLDFSFDVLAERLRELAFLNKGLAITLADERREKEQTFHYKGGIVSFVEHLNEAKTPLHKPIYISVQKPDHMLEVAVQYNDGYSENLFSFANNINTREGGTHLVGFKAALTRTINNYANANDLLKKEVDSLTGDDVREGLTAVVSVKLRNPQYEGQTKSKLGNSEMKGIVEAAVNEALGNYFEENPPVARKIVNKAVDAARAREAARKAKDLIRRKSALDGGSLPGKLADCSEKDPAHSELFIVEGDSAGGSAKQGRDRKFQAILPLKGKILNVEKARFDKMLASEEIRTLIMALGTGIGQKKEDSEKAKDDKEAFDIARARYHKIILMTDADVDGSHIRTLLLTFFFRQMPELIERGFIYIAQPPLFKVKKGKTERYLKDEPALNDYLSDLAVEGVEVYVESGQDFVTGRRLLPILKKLISFEGLIARYNRKQQDTSLVRAFVDEPGLDRELLKDRAALENLVRSVTQTLAVFYPKAVPSFEILPDDEHQSNRVLCRVQTSGVMRSLELTHDLVGSADFRELQKLAPSAIGLGRPPYKVKAEGAQTEYPGTAELLHAILEQGKKGLNIQRYKGLGEMNPSQLWETTMNPETRTLLQVKLEDVTGVDEIFTILMGDEVEPRRDFIQQHALEVRNLDV